A DNA window from Paenibacillus andongensis contains the following coding sequences:
- a CDS encoding PrkA family serine protein kinase gives MDIFKRISEHRTEKDSLSWTGTFAEYIELLRKNPGLARTAHSRVYDMIASQGINDQVGHKSYKFFNKEIFGLDRAIEKLVEEYFHSAARRLDVRKRILLLMGPVSGGKSTIVTMLKRGLEQFARTDLGAVYAIKGCPMHEEPLHLIPMELRPEIERELGVKIEGSLCPSCQMRLKTEYNGCIEDVHVERVFVSEEARVGIGTFSPSDPKSQDIADLTGSIDFSTITEFGSESDPRAYRFDGELNKANRGIMEFQEMLKCDEKFLWNLLSLTQEGNFKAGRFALISADELIIAHTNETEYKSFIANKKNEALQSRMIVMPIPYNLRVSDEEKIYYKLIGQSDMSHIHIAPHALRVAAIFSILTRLKETKKQGMDLVKKMRMYDGEVVEGYKEADLKEMQNEYQEEGMSGIDPRYVINRISSALIRQDLQCINALDVLRALKDGLDQHPSITKDERERFLNFISVARKEYDDIAKKEVQKAFVYSFEESAKTIFDNYLDNIEAYCNWGKIKDPLTGEEMDPDERLMRSIEEQIGISENAKKAFREEILIRISSYSRKGRKFDYSSHERLREAIEKKLFADLKDIVKITTSTKTPDEKQLKKINDVTKQLIDEHGYCPVCANELLRYVGSLLNR, from the coding sequence ATGGACATATTCAAAAGAATTTCGGAGCATCGTACGGAGAAGGATTCATTGAGCTGGACCGGTACGTTCGCGGAGTACATAGAATTGCTTCGCAAAAATCCTGGACTCGCGAGAACAGCGCATTCAAGGGTCTATGATATGATTGCTTCGCAAGGAATCAATGACCAAGTCGGGCACAAATCCTACAAATTCTTCAACAAAGAGATTTTCGGCTTGGATCGGGCCATTGAGAAGCTAGTGGAAGAATATTTCCATTCCGCTGCCCGTCGATTGGATGTTCGTAAGCGGATATTACTGCTGATGGGTCCTGTAAGCGGTGGTAAATCAACCATTGTGACCATGTTAAAAAGAGGGCTGGAGCAATTTGCTAGAACTGACCTAGGGGCTGTCTATGCGATTAAAGGTTGTCCGATGCACGAGGAACCACTTCATTTGATCCCTATGGAGCTGCGTCCCGAGATCGAGCGAGAGCTAGGCGTAAAGATTGAAGGCAGCTTATGTCCTTCCTGCCAAATGCGTTTGAAGACCGAGTACAATGGCTGTATTGAAGATGTTCATGTTGAGCGTGTGTTCGTTTCAGAAGAAGCGCGTGTAGGGATCGGTACGTTCAGTCCATCCGATCCGAAATCTCAGGATATTGCCGATTTGACGGGAAGCATAGACTTCTCTACCATTACGGAGTTTGGTTCCGAATCCGATCCGCGTGCCTATCGATTCGACGGGGAGCTGAATAAGGCAAATCGGGGGATCATGGAGTTTCAGGAAATGCTGAAATGCGATGAGAAATTCCTCTGGAACTTACTCTCTCTCACACAAGAGGGTAACTTTAAGGCAGGACGGTTCGCTCTCATTAGCGCCGATGAACTGATCATTGCGCATACGAATGAAACCGAGTATAAATCATTCATTGCGAACAAGAAAAATGAGGCTCTGCAATCGCGGATGATTGTGATGCCAATTCCGTATAACCTGCGGGTTTCGGATGAAGAAAAAATTTACTACAAGCTGATCGGACAGAGTGATATGTCTCACATTCATATTGCTCCGCACGCGCTCCGGGTTGCTGCGATTTTCTCCATTCTTACTCGTTTGAAAGAAACGAAGAAGCAAGGGATGGATTTAGTCAAGAAGATGCGCATGTATGATGGTGAAGTTGTGGAAGGTTACAAAGAAGCAGACCTCAAAGAAATGCAGAATGAATATCAAGAAGAAGGTATGAGCGGCATCGATCCGCGTTATGTCATTAACCGCATCTCAAGTGCATTGATTCGTCAAGATCTTCAGTGCATTAACGCGCTAGATGTGCTGCGAGCCCTGAAGGATGGTTTGGATCAGCATCCGTCGATTACTAAGGATGAGCGTGAACGGTTCCTTAATTTCATTTCCGTAGCTCGCAAGGAATACGATGATATTGCTAAGAAAGAAGTGCAGAAAGCGTTCGTTTACTCCTTCGAAGAGTCAGCCAAAACGATTTTCGATAACTATCTCGATAATATTGAAGCTTACTGTAATTGGGGAAAAATTAAGGATCCGCTAACCGGTGAGGAAATGGATCCAGATGAGCGGCTGATGCGCTCGATTGAAGAGCAGATCGGCATTTCTGAAAATGCGAAGAAAGCATTCCGAGAAGAAATACTGATCCGTATTTCATCCTATTCCAGGAAAGGACGGAAATTCGATTACAGCAGCCATGAACGGCTGCGTGAAGCGATTGAGAAGAAGCTCTTCGCTGATTTGAAAGATATCGTGAAAATAACGACTTCCACGAAGACGCCGGATGAGAAGCAGTTGAAGAAAATTAATGATGTGACAAAGCAATTGATTGATGAGCACGGATATTGCCCTGTGTGTGCGAATGAGCTGCTGCGGTATGTAGGGAGCTTGTTGAACAGATAA